Proteins encoded by one window of Cloeon dipterum chromosome 2, ieCloDipt1.1, whole genome shotgun sequence:
- the Amacr gene encoding alpha-methylacyl-CoA racemase — protein sequence MALKGIKVLELAGLAPAPLCGAILADFGANVIRVDKHNQAMSLDAMSHGKRSISLNLKSPTGVKILRQMSKQSDVIIEPFRKGVMEKLGLGPEVLMKDNKRLIYARLTGYGQTGPLALKAGHDINYAAISGVLSMLGRDNSPPTPPVNVLADFAGGGLMCAFGIVMALLERSKSGRGQVIDSSMVEGAAYVSSWLFRSQWLPIWGKGRGQNSLDTGAHYYDTYETKDGGYMAVGSLEPQFYDQLLLGLGLTEEEAPQNVSDAKSEEMRQLLRVKFLSKTRAEWTEIFDQLDACVTPVLDMSEAADYSHNKARGSFVIDKYGLPVPNPAPILSLTPGVSQAASKLRPEIGQHTQDVLLEYGFSGEEIKGFVDEGVARICDSENHPSKL from the exons ATGGCATTGAAAGGTATAAAGGTTCTGGAACTAGCAGGACTGGCACCTGCTCCTCTGTGCGGAGCAATTTTAGCAGACTTTGGTGCAAATGTCATTCGAGTTGACAAG CACAACCAGGCTATGAGCCTAGATGCTATGTCCCATGGCAAGAGATCCATTTCACTCAACTTGAAAAGTCCAACTGGTGTAAAAATCCTTCGACAAATGAGCAAGCAGTCCGATGTCATAATTGAACCGTTTCGGAAAGGAGTGATGGAAAAGTTGGGACTTGGTCCTGAGGTGCTCATGAAGGACAACAAAAGGTTGATTTACGCTCGACTGACCGGATATGGGCAGACTGGGCCTCTGGCATTGAAGGCAGGACATGACATAAATTACGCAGCAATATCTG GCGTCCTCTCTATGCTTGGCCGGGATAACTCTCCACCCACACCACCTGTCAACGTTTTAGCCGATTTTGCTGGCGGTGGATTGATGTGTGCCTTTGGGATTGTGATGGCACTCTTAGAGCGAAGTAAGTCAGGAAGAGGCCAAGTGATTGATTCCAGCATGGTCGAGGGGGCTGCTTATGTCAGTAGCTGGCTCTTCCGCTCTCAGTGGTTGCCGATTTGGGGGAAAGGCAGAGGCCAAAActc CTTGGACACAGGAGCTCATTACTACGACACTTACGAGACGAAAGATGGGGGCTACATGGCTGTAGGGTCTCTCGAGCCACAGTTCTATGATCAACTGTTGCTTGGACTGGGGTTGACTGAGGAGGAGGCTCCACAGAATGTTTCTGACGCAAAGTCTGAAGAAATGCGGCAGTTGCTCAGGGTCAAATTCTTGAGTAAAACCAGAGCAGAGTGGactgaaatttttgaccaaCTCGACGCTTGTGTAACACCTGTGCTTGATATGTCTGAAGCAGCAGACTATTCACACAACAAAGCGAGAGGCAGCTTTGTGATtg ACAAATATGGTTTGCCTGTTCCAAACCCTGCTCCAATTCTGAGCTTGACGCCTGGGGTGAGTCAAGCTGCCAGCAAGCTAAGACCGGAAATTGGCCAACACACTCAAGATGTTTTGTTAGAATATGGATTTTCTGGAGAGGAAATCAAAGGGTTTGTTGATGAAGGTGTAGCCAGAATTTGTGATAGTGAAAACCATCCttcaaaattgtaa
- the LOC135937031 gene encoding uncharacterized protein LOC135937031, giving the protein MLTLGFGVFCLLAPVIVVKAAFLDECPDLSPQKGIDLDQLQGTWYVIQAAIHRYNCTLADGGDLGCSVFFIERTDENKLFLTWRQEPPHKELQFDVTVQESPGYWHAVNLENHNGTKPDVIQVMKAVGDHLVLSFCDRAQNLFTAILGRKNHIKKKQIQGINLMLQRRGLNIVSAKIMSHSFCHRHKLWRQGSQGHRSSATYGALPSAVFFLFALIANQVT; this is encoded by the exons ATGCTGACCCTTGGGTTTGGCGTCTTTTGTCTCCTCGCCCCTGTGATAGTAGTGAAAGCTGCCTTTCTTGACGAGTGTCCTGATTTAAGTCCACAGAAGGGAATCGATTTAGACCag CTTCAAGGAACCTGGTACGTGATTCAGGCCGCAATCCACCGTTACAACTGCACCTTGGCGGACGGCGGCGATCTCGGCTGCTCAGTTTTCTTCATTGAACGAACGGATGAAAACAAA CTCTTTTTAACTTGGAGACAAGAACCACCACACAAGGAATTACAGTTTGATGTCACTGTGCAAGAATCACCTGGATATTGGCACGCTGTGAATCTTGAAAACCATAATG GTACAAAACCTGACGTTATACAAGTGATGAAGGCAGTTGGTGACCACCTCGTTCTCTCGTTCTGTGACCGGGCCCAAAACCTTTTCACTGCCATTCTTGGACGCAAAAATCAcataaa GAAGAAGCAAATTCAAGGGATTAACCTGATGCTGCAGAGAAGAGGTCTGAACATCGTTAGCGCCAAAATCATGAGTCACTCTTTCTGCCACAGGCATAAATTGTGGAGGCAGGGCTCGCAAGGTCACAGGTCAAGTGCCACTTACGGCGCACTTCCCTCCGCGGTGTTCTTCTTGTTTGCGCTTATCGCCAACCAAGTCACATAA